A single region of the Biomphalaria glabrata chromosome 15, xgBioGlab47.1, whole genome shotgun sequence genome encodes:
- the LOC106055590 gene encoding another transcription unit protein-like — translation MFVKSLKSSRSFCQSLHKMKKAIKEKLEKAHDMIRRKTSKPEDKTEESKLKNDNSSIGSKKSPVVRSKSPVVRSKSPAVRKQSLAGSNKSPAVRKQSLAGSNKSPAVRNQSLAGSNMSPAVRNQSLAGSNMSPAVRKQSLAGNNKSPVGSHKNPVGINRNPNGGYKNPVGINRNPNGGYKNPVGINRSTTGGYKNPVGSNKNPVVRNKNPVVRNKSPTDSYKSTASADFSQRQNQLGSGQISGGKVGSGPGSRKSSVASGLSSQSSQSSGSDRKRRIPSKSKPKESDKVEKEFGYLIELESESASESTASLSDDDMAGIKEIAEAVIVETAPGNSFDVYYERILGDVTKKSAAKQFFIGSAAGCVTGFLVQKVSKAAAAGLAGTLLLILVAQHNGIVSINWTKLDREITKARAKAREALSRHKTSIFDRSHLFYEENYFLGIGFVSGFLFDLLV, via the exons ATGTTTGTTAAGAGTCTAAAATCCAGTCGAAGTTTTTGTCAGTCTTTACACAAAATGAAAAAAgctattaaagaaaaattagaaaaagcaCATGATATGATTAGAAGAAAGACCTCCAAACCTGAAGACAAAACTGAggaatcaaaattaaaaaatgataaCAGTTCCATTGGCAGCAAAAAAAGCCCTGTGGTTCGCAGCAAGAGCCCTGTGGTTCGCAGCAAGAGCCCTGCGGTTCGCAAACAGAGCCTTGCTGGCAGCAACAAGAGTCCTGCGGTTCGCAAACAGAGCCTTGCTGGCAGCAACAAGAGCCCTGCGGTTCGCAACCAGAGCCTTGCTGGCAGCAACATGAGCCCTGCGGTTCGCAACCAGAGCCTTGCTGGCAGCAACATGAGCCCTGCGGTTCGCAAACAGAGCCTAGCTGGCAACAACAAGAGCCCTGTAGGCAGCCACAAGAACCCTGTAGGCATCAACAGGAACCCCAATGGAGGCTACAAAAACCCTGTAGGCATCAACAGGAACCCCAATGGAGGCTACAAAAACCCTGTAGGCATCAACAGGAGCACCACTGGAGGCTACAAGAACCCTGTAGGCAGCAACAAGAACCCTGTAGTCAGAAACAAGAACCCTGTAGTCAGAAACAAGAGCCCTACAGACAGCTATAAGAGCACAGCAAGTGCAGATTTCTCACAACGACAGAATCAGTTAGGAAGTGGTCAAATTTCAGGCGGTAAAGTGGGGTCAGGCCCGGGTAGCAGGAAAAGCTCTGTTGCATCTGGACTTTCTTCGCAAAGTTCCCAG AGCAGTGGAAGTGATCGCAAGAGAAGGATACCATCGAAAAGTAAACCCAAAGAATCAGACAAGGTCGAGAAAGAG TTCGGGTATCTTATTGAACTGGAATCTGAAAGTGCCTCAGAGAGCACAGCTTCACTGTCTGACGACGATATGGCAGGAATAAAGGAAATTGCCGAAGCAGTCATTGTGGAGACTGCTCCCGGAAACAGCTTTGATGTCTACTACGAAAGAATATTGGGAGATGTGACCAAAAAGTCAGCAGCTAAACAGTTTTTCATTGGCTCTGCTGCTGGTTG TGTGACCGGCTTCTTGGTTCAAAAAGTAAGCAAGGCGGCTGCAGCAGGTTTAGCTGGGACACTTCTTCTCATTCTG GTGGCACAACATAATGGTATAGTGAGTATCAACTGGACCAAACTGGATCGAGAAATCACCAAAGCAAGAGCCAAGGCCAGGGAAGCATTATCCAGGCATAAAACTTCCATTTTTGACAGG